A window from Littorina saxatilis isolate snail1 linkage group LG9, US_GU_Lsax_2.0, whole genome shotgun sequence encodes these proteins:
- the LOC138976597 gene encoding sulfotransferase 1B1-like — protein MANKMKLELEHSKLKPAIHNGLAMTECYEPLADHLEKVKAMQLRNDDVLLCSFPKSGTHWMYRVIDMLQRGSTQYYDRNADSTFLDAQLIERLSELASPRVLVTHLPFDHLPQQVKDKRTKIVHVYRNPRAVLVSFYHMMKTFKLNTPEYSETTLDKTADLFFSDNMVYYGWFGHLDNMSAYQAQNPSVPIFHISYEEMTLSPVDTVKKLAEFLGKTVTPEFCAQVVEACSFKKQKESEETLDQSQAALTFYRKGDMNDWKNHLTVAHNEKFAKVLKERAEKCPFSAKYT, from the exons ATGGCGAACAAAATGAAGCTAGAGTTGGAGCACTCCAAACTCAAACCAGCTATCCACAACGGTCTGGCCATGACGGAATGCTACGAACCACTTGCCGATCACCTTGAAAAGGTCAAGGCCATGCAACTTCGGAACGATGATGTGTTGCTCTGCTCGTTTCCAAAGTCGG GCACGCACTGGATGTACCGAGTGATAGACATGCTGCAGAGAGGCAGCACACAATACTACGACAGAAACGCTGACTCCACGTTCCTCGACGCTCAGCTCATCGAACGACTGTCCGAACTGGCGTCACCGCGCGTGCTGGTTACACACCTTCCCTTTGACCACTTGCCCCAACAGGTTAAGGACAAGCGCACCAAGATAGTGCACGTGTACCGCAACCCTCGAGCGGTGCTGGTGTCCTTTTATCACATGATGAAGACCTTCAAGCTGAATACTCCTGAGTACTCTGAAACCACTCTGGACAAAACAGCCGACCTGTTTTTCTCGGATAACA TGGTTTATTACGGCTGGTTCGGCCACCTGGACAACATGTCAGCGTATCAGGCACAGAATCCCAGTGTACCAATATTCCACATATCTTATGAGGAGATGACACTG AGTCCGGTAGACACAGTGAAGAAGCTTGCGGAGTTTCTTGGAAAAACCGTGACTCCAGAATTCTGCGCCCAAGTGGTAGAGGCGTGCAGCTttaagaaacagaaagagagtgagGAAACTCTAGACCAAAGTCAAGCGGCTTTAACATTTTATCGAAAAG GGGACATGAATGACTGGAAGAACCACCTCACAGTGGCTCACAACGAAAAGTTTGCCAAGGTGCTAAAGGAGCGGGCCGAGAAGTGCCCCTTTTCAGCAAAGTACACTTAA